Proteins encoded in a region of the Ciona intestinalis chromosome 6, KH, whole genome shotgun sequence genome:
- the LOC100182994 gene encoding thymidine kinase, cytosolic-like produces the protein MSSLHLPSYCHSPSKNRGQIQVILGPMFSGKSTELLRRIRRYQITERKCLVIKYAHDNRYSDDSMATHDKQITKAVKATHLLALKNLDSFSVIGVDEGQFFPDIVQFCDSMSSSGKTVIVAALDGTFERKPFGAVLGLIPIAETVVKLSAVCNSCHREAAFTKRLGLETAVEVIGGTDKYMAACRSCFSLSPCKQLKFQSKDEKVNRVRIPLGVLTNENKPC, from the coding sequence ATGTCTTCTCTACACCTGCCTTCGTACTGCCATAGCCCCAGCAAAAATAGAGGTCAAATTCAAGTTATCCTTGGGCCTATGTTCTCTGGGAAATCTACAGAACTTTTGAGAAGAATCAGACGTTACCAAATCACTGAGCGGAAATGCCTGGTTATAAAATACGCCCATGATAATAGATACAGTGATGACAGCATGGCAACACATGATAAGCAAATCACTAAAGCTGTAAAAGCTACACACCTATTGGCTCTTAAGAATCTGGATTCTTTTTCAGTTATCGGGGTAGATGAGGGCCAGTTTTTCCCTGACATTGTACAGTTTTGCGACTCAATGTCTTCTAGTGGGAAAACAGTAATAGTGGCGGCCCTGGACGGCACTTTTGAGAGAAAACCGTTTGGTGCTGTACTGGGGTTAATACCGATTGCTGAAACAGTTGTGAAATTAAGCGCGGTGTGCAATTCTTGCCACAGGGAAGCAGCGTTCACTAAAAGATTGGGTCTTGAAACTGCGGTTGAGGTTATTGGGGGTACAGATAAATATATGGCGGCGTGCCGTTCTTGTTTCTCACTGTCCCCATGTAAACAGCTGAAATTTCAATCAAAAGATGAAAAAGTCAACCGTGTTCGAATACCATTGGGAGTGCTGACCAATGAGAATAAGCCATGTTGA